The window CGTAACTAAAAATTACACAAAAGGGGAGCAGATCATTCCTGCACTCCGTGGAGTCGATCTGATTATTGAAAAAGGAGATTTCCTTTCGATAGTCGGTCCATCCGGAAGCGGGAAATCAACGTTGCTTAATATCATAGGGTGTATCGATACACCAACAGATGGAAGAGTGCTGTACAATGGAAATGATCTGACAACACTTTCTGATAAAGAAAAGACCTATTACCGAAAAGAAAATATCTCATTCATCTTTCAATCCTATAACCTGATACCTGTATTGACGACTCGGGAGAACGTGGAACTTCCGCTCATCATCGAAAAGAAGTTCAGCAAAAAAGAGATCCAGGACAAAGCGATGAAGATCATCGAGATCGTTGGACTCGAAGATATGGCTGATCGATTCCCACGCGAACTTTCGGGCGGTCAAGAGCAACGCGTTGCAATTGCACGTGCATTGGTGAAAAATCCGCTTGTAGTACTAGCAGATGAACCCACAGCAAATCTCGATTCTGAAATGTCCGAAGATATCATATCCGTTATGCAGAAAATGAATGAGGAGATACATACCACTTTCATTTTCTCAACTCATGACCGGTTGGTGGAGAAACATGCAAAGCGAGTCATAATCCTTAGAGACGGCATGATAGCAAAAGACGAAAGGAAGAATCATGGCAACGCTTAATAAGATCGCATGGCGCAATGTTCGCAGGAACAAGAGACGCACCTTTCTTTCTGCCCTTGTGATCGCTGTCGGACTTGCTATCTATATTTTGATGAATTCAGTTATGACCGGTATGAATCGGGCAAATATCGATAATCTCATTGATCTCAGTACTGCTTCAATAAAGATTTCAACAGAAAAGTATCATGAAGAAAAGGAAGCACTTCCCCTAAAATATGGAATTACAAATGCAGATATGCTGATTTCATTTATAAAAGATCAATCGGATGTCATTGGAGTGACACCGCGAACGCAATTTCTCGGACAACTCTCGAATTGGGAAGACATCATGCCGGTAATGGGGCAGGTCATCAATGTTGATACAGATATGACAGTTTTTGGTTTTGACAAATACATTATTGGGGAATTTCTTTCGAACGAGCAGGATAATGAGATCGTACTCGGAAAAGACCTGGCAGAGGAAATGGGCGTTGAAGCCGGTGACTACATAACACTCTATGCTCTTACCAAATTCGACAGCCGTAATGCTGATGAGTTCTATATTACCGGTTTGCTTGGTACAACTGACCCCAATATCAATCTCAATACTGCTTTGATCAGCTACCAAACCGCAAATGACTTTCTTGATCTTGAAAATCTTGTTACTGAAGTGGATGTTGCAGTTGAGAGACGAGTTAACTTTGATCGGTTTACAAATGATGTGAACGATCTTGCAACGACGCTTCAGCAATCGTATCCTGAACTTCACATCGAAACCTTTGAGGAAATGGCACAGGCGTTTCTCGGAATCACAGAGCAGAAACAAGTTTTTGGATCTATCATTATGCTGATCATCCTGGCAATCGCTGCGGTCGGCATTTTCAATTCAGTTCTCATGAGTGTTTACGAGCGCATCCGGGAGATCGGTGTGCTTCGGGCGCAGGGATTTGAAAGAAAAGAGATCGTTAAACTCTTCCTGTGGGAAGGATTGATCATTGGATTTTTTGGAAGCATCATGGGTGTTACTCTTGGATGTGGTGTGAATCTGTATCTTGTAATTGTAGGTTTTCCATTGGATAAATTTGCTGGTTTCCAGAGCAGCGGCATACCTTATTGGGGAGTTCTTTACGGTGAATGGAATATTGGTGCCATCGTCTTTGCATTCTGTTTTGGTCTTGTCGTTGCACTTGCTGCAAGTTACCTTCCTTCAAGAATGGCTTCGCGAATGGAAGTGACTAAAGCGCTGCGTTTCGTGTAAGGAGTTCACTATGTCATTTATACAGAAATTTGCATTAAGAAATGTGGGAAGAAATAAACGCCGCTCCCTGCTTGCAGTCATTTCAGTCATGCTGTCTATTATGTTGATCATATTTCTCCAGGGATTGATCGGTGGTTTTCTTGATAACCTTGTTCATAATTATACGAAAAATGAGACCGGACATATCAGAATTGCAACTAAAGGATTTGAGGAACGAGCAAAATTCTTTCCAGTTACAGAGAATATACAAAATCCAGAACAGATCATAAAAGCAATTACTGATGATGAATCACTGAACAAAAAGATAAAGTCGATCAGCCAGAGGATCACTTTTGGGGTGTTGCTGACAAACGATGGTAATAACAAACAGGCAGTTGCCTATGCAGGTGATCCTGAAATTGAGAAAAATTTACTCATGCTTCAGAAATCACTTCTGCCTGGAGGTAGGTACCTGCAAAATGATGATGAAGCAATTGTAGGTAAGATTTTGGCTGATGACCTTGGTTATACACTTGGTGATAAGATAAGCGTTATGACACAGGGAAGCGACTATGCTCTTCATCTGAAGAAATTCACGATCGTCGGTATCTTTGAAACTGGACTTACATTGTATGATGAGAAGCTGTTCCAGATACCGCTTGAAGGTGCGCAGGATTTACTTCGTATGCCGGGTGAAGCACAGCAGATCGTGATCATGCTGGATAACTATCACGAATCAGAGAAGTTAGCTGAAGATATTTCATCGAAAGTGGCAAAGTATGATGTCATCGCTTCGGCATGGTCTGAGATTGGCGGATATGCAATGTGGGTTGATATGGCAAAAAGTATCTACAACTGGATCTATATTATCATAGCTTTTCTCGGTGCATTCATTATTGCAAACATACTGATGATGGTTGTTCTCGAGCGACGAAAAGAGATCGGTATCATCAAATCGATGGGATTTACCAATGGTCAGGTACTTTCCATGTTCGTGAATGAAGGCATGCTGCTCGGATTTATGGGAAGTGTTGTTGGTGCGATCATCGGAATTGGTATTGTGACCTTCCTGCACTATCATGGCATTGATTTCTCAAAGATGATGGGTGCTATTGAGTTCCCCATGAGTAATATTATCTATCTCAAAATAAATATTCTCAATTTTATTATTGCAGTCTTACTGGGCACGATCGTTTCGACGATCGTAT of the Candidatus Cloacimonadota bacterium genome contains:
- a CDS encoding ABC transporter permease, which gives rise to MSFIQKFALRNVGRNKRRSLLAVISVMLSIMLIIFLQGLIGGFLDNLVHNYTKNETGHIRIATKGFEERAKFFPVTENIQNPEQIIKAITDDESLNKKIKSISQRITFGVLLTNDGNNKQAVAYAGDPEIEKNLLMLQKSLLPGGRYLQNDDEAIVGKILADDLGYTLGDKISVMTQGSDYALHLKKFTIVGIFETGLTLYDEKLFQIPLEGAQDLLRMPGEAQQIVIMLDNYHESEKLAEDISSKVAKYDVIASAWSEIGGYAMWVDMAKSIYNWIYIIIAFLGAFIIANILMMVVLERRKEIGIIKSMGFTNGQVLSMFVNEGMLLGFMGSVVGAIIGIGIVTFLHYHGIDFSKMMGAIEFPMSNIIYLKINILNFIIAVLLGTIVSTIVSFFPSRRAEKMKIVDSLKSV
- a CDS encoding ABC transporter permease → MATLNKIAWRNVRRNKRRTFLSALVIAVGLAIYILMNSVMTGMNRANIDNLIDLSTASIKISTEKYHEEKEALPLKYGITNADMLISFIKDQSDVIGVTPRTQFLGQLSNWEDIMPVMGQVINVDTDMTVFGFDKYIIGEFLSNEQDNEIVLGKDLAEEMGVEAGDYITLYALTKFDSRNADEFYITGLLGTTDPNINLNTALISYQTANDFLDLENLVTEVDVAVERRVNFDRFTNDVNDLATTLQQSYPELHIETFEEMAQAFLGITEQKQVFGSIIMLIILAIAAVGIFNSVLMSVYERIREIGVLRAQGFERKEIVKLFLWEGLIIGFFGSIMGVTLGCGVNLYLVIVGFPLDKFAGFQSSGIPYWGVLYGEWNIGAIVFAFCFGLVVALAASYLPSRMASRMEVTKALRFV
- a CDS encoding ABC transporter ATP-binding protein, whose translation is MPLLELQGVTKNYTKGEQIIPALRGVDLIIEKGDFLSIVGPSGSGKSTLLNIIGCIDTPTDGRVLYNGNDLTTLSDKEKTYYRKENISFIFQSYNLIPVLTTRENVELPLIIEKKFSKKEIQDKAMKIIEIVGLEDMADRFPRELSGGQEQRVAIARALVKNPLVVLADEPTANLDSEMSEDIISVMQKMNEEIHTTFIFSTHDRLVEKHAKRVIILRDGMIAKDERKNHGNA